A window of the Nitrospirota bacterium genome harbors these coding sequences:
- a CDS encoding SpvB/TcaC N-terminal domain-containing protein, which produces MNKETENPNSSSQFLKPDGGKTKSNAIEIPSISLPKGGGAIRGIDEKFSVNAVNGTASFSVPLPFSPARGASPALGLSYNSGAGNGVFGLGWALSLPAIKRKTDKKLPRYMDETDSDTFLFSEAEDLVPEFRKEADGSFSKDPDGNYIIKEKDSADGIFTIRFYKPRIEGLFARIERWSGKTSQEIKWRVITKENVTTLFGWSSASRISDPKDAGKIFEWLPEFVFDDKGNCSQYIYKKEDSAGFDDSLIHNRNRFESGNITYTNLYLEKVLYGNKTPYKIFNDPFPPVTDYFFQTIFDYGEYNTNAPYDITNAWNFRKDAFSEYKAGFEIRTARLCKRVLLFHYFSELPGGSALIKSVDFNYDTTTEKDFTFLTSMTFFGYIKQADGTYTHKNLPPNEFEYQKHDWNKGVKTISAEDLIHAPAGLDGAQYQFTDLFNEGLSGILTEQGEGWFYKHNLSDGKFTQAKLVSPKPSFAGLGSQLQLMDLDADGCKQIVNLNNEPKGYFELSDEEEWQAFRTFENLPNINMGDTNARMLDLNGDGKPEVLITEDHVFTWYESAGRKGFETANKTVKPFDEEAGPHIVFADPEQTVFLADMSGDGLTDIVRIRNGEACYWPNLGYGKFGRKVGMDHAPVFDHPDSFNPSYLRLADIDGSGTTDIIYLGKNKFSCWMNLSGNAFSVTPFEIADFPEIHSQAKITVTDLLGNGVVCIVWSSNLSKDVQAPLKYIDLMNSKKPHIMVAYKNNLGKEVSLEYTPSTRFYIEDKLAGKPWVTKLHFPVHCISKTETRDTISGYRFISSYKYHHGYYDHAEREFRGFGMVEQTDAEHFEHWVKGDAGNIVDRELHQEPVITKSWFHTGAFLSREKILNQFAHEYWYEEMNREGFPVVNHETPLPDARLLAAPGLDVSIIDHLSAQEWREALRACKGMGLRSEVFAKDAPLVSATPAQCRKELTPYSVAAHNCVIELLQPKGQNKHAIFVVKESEAITYSYERNTEDPRIAHTLNIKLDEYGNVLESASVVYPRMIADTSLPIETQETQNKTLITYVQNKFTNDIDTDNEYRLRLPSEVKTYELKGVAKANPLYTVGDFENILSAANEVDYHQTETNPAPGTSQKRLIEHMRTTFCKNDLTGALALYQLESKGLPFESYQLAYTPALIADLFGAKVNAALMLEGKFTHSEGDDNWWIRSGTTQFIEGVETATDAQNRFYSPISYTDPYGAKTQVKYYSNYFLFIEETEDTLGNRALVDLFDFRTLSPKRMKDPNDNFSEALLDELGLVKAMAVFGKGNEADDLTGLNEFSSPAENTLVNDFFNAPASDVLVTHGKSLLQHATARFVYDFDVYKNSGKPVVVASIVREEHFQKNNDSPVQLSFEYSNGLGQVVMKKAQAEPGFAKQVTVNPDDTYAISEIDTSTLIPKQLRWIGNGRTVLNNKGNAVKQYEPYFSVTHQYEDLKELVETGVTPILHYDAMGRLIKTEMPDNTFSKTVFDAWKQSIYDPNDTILESSWYHNRTNRLIDAELTAAGKDPGREKVAADKAAKHAGTPAIQHFDTLGRSVLSVEHNRNIATDADEFYHTKVTLDTESNLRRVTDARGNVVMQYKYDILGNKVYQNSMDAGQRWLLINILGNPLRTWDERNHEFQYFYDTLHRPIQSKVISGDGDTPLDNVFDRIFYGESEPDPELKNLKGQVVKHYDTSGVIETPEYDFKRQPKSTTRRLFKNYKAVANWIDANLLTDLEAESYTFITETDSLGRITRQTAPDGSIITPSYNEAGLLNNESVTHADPAITTAYIKDIDYNEKGQRNKIIYGNDVITKFYYDKETFRLKRLETKRQNNDPLQDWYYTFDPVGNITHIEDKNIPVVFFDNQKITGVSTYTYDALYRLGEATGRENNAPLSFDSKDNWSDAAFMHHLNPGDPMAVRNYTQQYQYDGVGNILQMRHQAAGNSWTRNYNYQVANNRLINTQVGLETYTYPHHAQHGFMTAMPHLEDMDWNFREELIKTIRQRRTDGGTPETTYYQYDGQGQRIRKITETQADAGITPTKKEERIYIAGYELYKKHSGTHAGLERISLSLMDKQHRFVMIETRNDVYDGTEKHLVRYQLHNHLASTSLELDNGAQVISYEEHHPFGTTAYQAKNETIKSVAKRYRYTGMERDEETGLEYHSARYYLPWLGRWLSADPIGMGDGVNLYRYSQNKPIINIDQKGTQVNSGDPTDPNNFADFESYRGANSGQPEDVVWAVWVDANQDNPAALGSGVTNSPTASDSLSSGTSSGGDEWELLDNPIWNATTNNAMSGTAALIENVNPIIVNMPTFRNLLIRVGGMRGWGTALRAEDVLSFPVSRAPGLLGPSGSVAGSNLPMGMSRVSAVLAPLGVISNAAGIYDEITRPSGEPGGSGLERGGNIISNSAGLFSSGVGTIALTGSGLTALGATSTGAAVTGSVAALGPAAAVAGAGAGGYALGRLGDEAVGGLMDLTGASDLIDSARGIRRPEGQHGDYSISGMGADAATLADQGVTSVMRNIGVFDESRPAYTQTLGWRLANILPSWLQ; this is translated from the coding sequence ATGAACAAAGAAACAGAAAACCCAAACTCATCTTCCCAATTCCTCAAGCCGGATGGAGGAAAGACAAAATCCAATGCGATTGAGATTCCATCCATTTCTTTGCCAAAGGGTGGTGGAGCAATCCGGGGGATTGATGAGAAGTTTTCCGTGAATGCGGTAAATGGTACAGCTTCTTTTTCCGTACCCCTTCCTTTCTCTCCTGCCCGGGGTGCTTCACCTGCATTAGGGTTGTCTTATAATTCCGGTGCCGGAAATGGTGTTTTTGGTTTAGGGTGGGCGTTGAGTTTGCCAGCTATAAAACGTAAAACCGACAAAAAACTCCCCCGGTATATGGATGAAACGGATTCAGATACCTTCCTTTTTTCTGAGGCTGAAGACCTCGTTCCGGAATTCAGAAAAGAAGCAGATGGCAGTTTTAGCAAGGATCCGGATGGGAACTACATAATTAAGGAAAAAGATTCAGCAGACGGCATATTTACTATTCGATTCTATAAACCCAGAATTGAAGGTTTATTTGCCCGGATTGAGCGGTGGTCAGGCAAAACATCACAAGAGATTAAATGGCGGGTAATTACGAAAGAGAACGTAACGACACTTTTTGGCTGGAGCTCTGCATCCAGAATTTCCGACCCGAAAGATGCAGGCAAAATATTCGAATGGCTGCCTGAATTCGTCTTTGATGACAAAGGTAATTGCTCCCAATATATTTATAAGAAAGAGGATAGTGCAGGTTTTGATGACTCACTCATACATAATCGTAACCGCTTTGAAAGCGGAAACATCACATACACCAATTTATATTTAGAAAAGGTTTTATACGGCAATAAAACCCCTTACAAAATTTTCAACGACCCCTTTCCTCCTGTAACAGATTATTTTTTCCAAACGATATTTGACTATGGTGAATACAATACAAATGCTCCTTACGATATAACAAATGCCTGGAACTTTCGAAAAGATGCTTTTTCAGAATATAAAGCGGGTTTTGAAATCCGCACTGCCCGGTTGTGTAAAAGGGTCCTGCTTTTTCATTATTTCAGTGAATTACCCGGAGGTTCAGCTTTAATAAAATCTGTAGATTTTAATTACGATACCACTACGGAAAAAGATTTCACATTCCTAACCTCCATGACTTTTTTCGGATACATTAAACAGGCCGATGGAACGTATACCCATAAAAACCTTCCTCCAAACGAGTTTGAATATCAAAAACACGATTGGAATAAGGGAGTAAAAACCATTTCAGCGGAAGATTTGATACATGCCCCAGCCGGATTGGATGGAGCACAATATCAATTCACTGATTTATTCAATGAAGGTCTTTCCGGCATACTGACCGAACAGGGTGAGGGTTGGTTTTACAAACACAATTTAAGTGATGGTAAGTTTACACAGGCCAAATTAGTCTCACCCAAACCCTCCTTTGCAGGCCTTGGCTCACAGTTGCAATTGATGGATCTGGATGCGGATGGATGTAAACAGATAGTAAATCTTAATAATGAACCCAAAGGTTACTTCGAATTAAGCGACGAAGAAGAGTGGCAGGCTTTCCGGACTTTTGAAAATCTACCCAATATCAATATGGGAGATACAAATGCCCGCATGCTTGATCTTAATGGGGATGGCAAACCAGAGGTCTTAATTACAGAAGATCATGTATTTACCTGGTATGAATCTGCAGGGAGAAAAGGATTTGAAACTGCTAATAAAACAGTGAAGCCTTTCGATGAAGAAGCCGGTCCGCATATTGTATTTGCTGACCCCGAACAAACCGTTTTCCTGGCAGATATGTCTGGTGATGGCTTAACGGATATAGTAAGGATTAGAAACGGAGAAGCATGTTACTGGCCTAATCTGGGTTACGGAAAATTTGGGAGAAAGGTGGGTATGGATCATGCCCCTGTTTTTGACCATCCCGATTCATTTAATCCCTCTTATTTGCGATTGGCAGACATAGACGGCTCCGGCACTACGGACATCATTTATCTGGGAAAAAACAAGTTTAGCTGCTGGATGAATTTAAGTGGAAACGCATTCAGCGTCACGCCTTTTGAAATAGCTGACTTCCCTGAAATACACAGCCAGGCTAAAATCACGGTTACCGATCTGTTAGGCAATGGCGTAGTTTGTATCGTTTGGTCAAGCAATTTATCCAAAGATGTTCAAGCTCCTTTGAAATACATTGACCTGATGAACAGCAAGAAACCGCATATCATGGTTGCTTACAAAAACAATCTCGGCAAAGAGGTTTCGCTGGAATATACCCCTTCCACCAGGTTTTACATTGAAGACAAGCTTGCAGGCAAACCATGGGTTACCAAACTGCATTTCCCTGTCCATTGCATCTCAAAAACCGAAACGAGAGATACCATATCGGGTTACCGCTTCATCAGCTCTTACAAATATCATCACGGGTATTACGACCATGCAGAAAGAGAATTCAGGGGCTTTGGTATGGTGGAACAAACAGATGCCGAACATTTCGAGCATTGGGTCAAAGGCGATGCCGGCAATATTGTTGACCGGGAACTGCACCAGGAACCGGTCATTACCAAAAGCTGGTTTCATACCGGAGCATTTTTAAGCAGGGAAAAAATACTCAACCAGTTTGCACATGAATACTGGTATGAAGAAATGAATCGGGAGGGCTTTCCCGTAGTGAACCATGAAACGCCTTTGCCCGATGCACGGCTTCTCGCTGCCCCGGGATTGGATGTATCCATCATAGACCACCTCAGCGCACAAGAATGGCGGGAAGCCTTGCGGGCCTGCAAAGGCATGGGCCTGCGTTCGGAAGTCTTTGCAAAGGATGCGCCGCTTGTTAGCGCTACGCCGGCTCAATGCCGGAAAGAATTAACTCCCTATTCCGTTGCTGCCCATAACTGTGTCATAGAACTACTTCAGCCAAAAGGGCAAAACAAACACGCTATTTTTGTTGTTAAAGAAAGTGAAGCCATCACCTACAGCTACGAGCGAAATACAGAAGACCCACGAATTGCCCATACCCTGAATATAAAATTAGATGAATATGGAAATGTATTAGAATCCGCCTCGGTGGTTTACCCGAGAATGATCGCGGATACTTCTTTGCCCATAGAAACACAGGAAACCCAGAACAAAACGCTGATTACTTATGTACAGAATAAATTCACTAATGACATAGATACTGACAATGAATACCGCCTGCGACTGCCTTCAGAAGTAAAAACCTATGAACTGAAAGGTGTGGCAAAAGCCAATCCTTTATACACAGTCGGTGATTTTGAGAACATCTTATCTGCTGCTAATGAAGTAGATTATCATCAAACAGAAACCAATCCTGCACCGGGAACTTCCCAAAAAAGATTGATTGAGCATATGCGAACCACATTTTGCAAAAATGACCTCACCGGAGCTTTAGCTTTATATCAGTTAGAATCAAAAGGACTCCCTTTTGAAAGCTATCAATTGGCTTATACGCCTGCCCTTATTGCCGATCTTTTTGGCGCAAAGGTAAATGCAGCCCTGATGCTGGAGGGTAAATTCACCCACAGCGAGGGCGATGACAACTGGTGGATCCGTTCGGGAACTACTCAGTTTATTGAAGGAGTAGAAACCGCAACTGATGCTCAAAATCGCTTTTACTCACCTATCTCCTATACCGATCCCTATGGCGCTAAAACGCAGGTGAAGTATTACAGTAATTACTTCCTTTTTATTGAAGAAACAGAAGATACATTAGGCAATAGGGCATTGGTTGACCTTTTCGATTTCCGCACCCTTTCACCGAAAAGAATGAAAGATCCTAATGACAATTTTTCAGAAGCATTGTTGGATGAACTGGGTTTGGTGAAGGCTATGGCTGTGTTCGGCAAAGGCAATGAAGCCGATGACCTCACAGGATTGAATGAGTTTTCTTCTCCTGCTGAAAATACATTGGTCAATGATTTCTTCAATGCACCGGCTTCCGATGTATTGGTTACGCATGGTAAGAGTTTATTGCAGCACGCTACTGCACGATTTGTCTATGACTTTGATGTGTATAAAAATTCCGGCAAGCCGGTAGTGGTTGCCTCCATTGTCCGGGAAGAACATTTTCAGAAAAACAACGATTCCCCTGTCCAGCTCAGTTTTGAATATTCCAACGGCTTAGGACAGGTGGTGATGAAAAAAGCACAGGCAGAGCCCGGGTTTGCCAAACAAGTGACAGTCAATCCTGATGACACATATGCCATTTCCGAAATTGACACTTCCACTCTCATCCCAAAACAGCTTCGCTGGATAGGCAACGGCAGAACGGTACTGAACAACAAAGGCAATGCCGTAAAACAATACGAACCTTATTTCTCGGTAACGCATCAATACGAAGACCTGAAAGAATTGGTGGAAACAGGGGTTACACCCATCCTGCATTACGATGCTATGGGGCGGCTTATCAAAACTGAAATGCCTGACAATACTTTCTCCAAAACCGTATTTGATGCATGGAAGCAAAGCATCTATGACCCCAACGATACGATATTGGAATCTTCCTGGTATCATAACCGCACCAATCGCCTGATAGATGCTGAATTGACAGCAGCAGGCAAAGACCCCGGTAGAGAAAAGGTTGCAGCCGATAAAGCCGCCAAACATGCCGGCACACCTGCTATACAACATTTCGATACTTTGGGCAGGTCGGTATTATCTGTTGAGCATAATAGGAACATTGCCACAGATGCCGATGAATTTTATCACACGAAAGTAACTCTTGATACCGAAAGTAACCTACGCCGTGTAACCGATGCTCGGGGCAATGTGGTCATGCAATACAAGTACGATATACTGGGCAATAAAGTATATCAAAACAGCATGGATGCCGGTCAACGCTGGCTGCTCATCAATATTCTTGGAAACCCTTTACGCACCTGGGACGAACGCAACCATGAGTTTCAATATTTCTATGACACCCTGCACCGTCCCATACAAAGCAAAGTAATAAGCGGGGATGGTGATACGCCGCTTGATAATGTGTTTGACAGAATATTCTATGGGGAAAGTGAACCTGATCCAGAACTAAAAAATCTCAAAGGCCAGGTTGTAAAACACTACGACACCAGCGGGGTAATAGAAACGCCTGAATACGATTTTAAAAGACAACCCAAGTCAACGACCAGAAGGTTATTCAAAAACTATAAAGCCGTAGCTAACTGGATAGATGCTAACCTGCTTACAGACCTTGAAGCCGAAAGCTATACCTTTATTACAGAAACAGACTCCCTCGGCAGAATTACCCGGCAAACCGCACCTGATGGCAGTATCATCACCCCTTCGTACAACGAAGCAGGATTGCTCAATAACGAAAGCGTTACCCATGCCGATCCTGCCATTACCACTGCCTACATCAAAGACATTGACTACAATGAGAAAGGCCAGCGTAATAAAATCATTTATGGCAATGATGTCATTACCAAATTTTACTACGATAAAGAGACATTCCGGCTCAAACGTTTAGAAACCAAAAGACAAAACAACGACCCGCTTCAAGATTGGTATTATACCTTCGACCCAGTAGGCAATATAACCCATATTGAAGACAAAAACATTCCGGTGGTATTTTTTGATAACCAAAAAATCACGGGAGTTTCTACCTACACTTACGATGCCCTATATCGACTGGGTGAAGCCACAGGCAGGGAAAACAATGCCCCACTTTCTTTTGATAGCAAAGACAATTGGAGCGATGCTGCTTTTATGCATCATTTGAATCCAGGCGATCCGATGGCTGTGCGGAATTATACACAACAATACCAATACGATGGTGTGGGGAATATTTTACAAATGCGGCACCAGGCAGCCGGTAACAGCTGGACAAGAAACTACAACTACCAGGTTGCAAATAACAGGTTGATTAATACCCAGGTAGGCTTAGAAACTTATACCTATCCACACCATGCTCAGCATGGCTTTATGACTGCCATGCCGCATCTGGAAGACATGGACTGGAACTTTAGAGAAGAACTCATAAAAACCATACGCCAGAGACGTACTGATGGCGGCACACCTGAAACCACTTACTATCAATACGATGGGCAAGGGCAACGAATCAGAAAAATAACCGAAACCCAGGCCGATGCAGGCATTACTCCAACCAAAAAAGAAGAACGAATTTATATAGCAGGATACGAACTCTATAAAAAACATAGTGGCACTCATGCAGGGTTGGAACGAATCAGCCTAAGCCTGATGGATAAGCAACACCGTTTCGTGATGATTGAAACCAGAAATGATGTGTATGATGGAACAGAAAAACATCTCGTTCGATATCAGCTACATAACCATCTCGCTTCTACTTCTTTAGAATTAGATAATGGGGCCCAGGTCATCTCTTACGAAGAACACCATCCATTTGGCACAACAGCCTACCAGGCCAAAAACGAAACCATTAAATCTGTTGCCAAGCGCTATAGATATACCGGCATGGAGCGGGATGAGGAGACAGGGTTGGAGTATCATAGCGCGCGATATTATCTGCCCTGGCTTGGAAGGTGGTTGAGCGCTGACCCGATTGGGATGGGGGATGGGGTAAATTTGTATAGGTATTCTCAAAATAAACCTATAATTAACATTGATCAAAAAGGTACACAGGTGAATTCTGGTGATCCTACAGATCCCAATAATTTTGCTGATTTTGAAAGTTATAGGGGAGCAAATTCTGGCCAACCTGAAGATGTTGTTTGGGCTGTTTGGGTAGATGCAAATCAAGACAATCCTGCCGCATTAGGATCAGGAGTAACCAATTCCCCTACAGCGTCGGATTCGCTTTCATCAGGGACATCATCGGGGGGTGATGAGTGGGAACTCCTCGATAATCCTATCTGGAATGCAACCACCAATAACGCTATGAGCGGTACGGCAGCATTAATTGAGAATGTTAATCCAATCATAGTCAATATGCCAACATTTAGAAATCTACTCATTAGAGTAGGTGGAATGAGAGGGTGGGGTACAGCATTGAGAGCGGAAGATGTTTTATCCTTCCCGGTGTCCAGAGCGCCAGGCCTATTGGGTCCTTCCGGTTCAGTTGCTGGCAGCAACCTCCCCATGGGGATGAGCAGAGTCAGCGCGGTCCTGGCTCCGCTGGGAGTAATAAGCAATGCCGCAGGTATTTATGACGAAATCACTCGACCAAGTGGTGAGCCTGGAGGTTCAGGGCTTGAAAGAGGAGGAAATATTATATCAAATTCGGCAGGCCTTTTCTCTTCCGGAGTGGGTACAATTGCATTAACAGGCTCAGGCTTGACAGCATTAGGGGCTACAAGCACAGGAGCAGCGGTAACAGGATCAGTTGCGGCATTAGGTCCTGCTGCTGCTGTTGCTGGCGCTGGTGCGGGAGGATACGCATTAGGTCGGTTAGGTGATGAAGCTGTTGGTGGATTAATGGATTTGACAGGAGCAAGTGATTTGATTGATAGTGCACGAGGGATTAGGCGTCCTGAAGGACAGCATGGAGACTATAGCATCAGCGGCATGGGTGCTGATGCCGCCACATTAGCTGATCAAGGCGTTACATCAGTAATGCGTAACATTGGGGTGTTTGATGAATCTAGACCTGCATACACTCAGACCTTGGGGTGGCGTTTAGCAAATATTTTGCCCTCCTGGTTGCAGTAA